A region from the Musa acuminata AAA Group cultivar baxijiao chromosome BXJ1-10, Cavendish_Baxijiao_AAA, whole genome shotgun sequence genome encodes:
- the LOC135581941 gene encoding uncharacterized protein LOC135581941 — protein sequence MASRRHVQYSPLSADDIDEDHGMLGEGDLRFAYNPKALDRVPWKSIALAIFLLALGTLLLILSVFIFTGHMEGEQSQAYGLLTLGILAFLPGFYETRIAYYSWKGAPGYRFSSIPS from the exons ATGGCATCAAGACGACATGTACAATACTCTCCTCTTTCTGCAGATGACATAGATGAAGATCATGGAATGCTGGGGGAAGGAGACCTTCGCTTTGCCTACAATCCCAAGGCTCTCGATAGAGTTCCATGGAAGTCAATCGCCCTTGCAATTTTTCTTCTTGCTCTGGGGACACTTCTCCTTATTCTATCAGTCTTCATTTTTACAGGCCATATGGAGGGTGAGCAATCCCAAGCATATGGCCTCTTGACGCTTGGTATACTTGCATTTCTTCCTG GTTTCTACGAGACTCGGATCGCTTATTATTCTTGGAAGGGTGCGCCAGGCTATAGGTTTTCTTCCATCCCGAGCTAG
- the LOC104000096 gene encoding uncharacterized protein LOC104000096 isoform X2, which yields MSRCFPFPPPGYEKKTSDHIDLLAEEKRKEKKHKKEKDKEKKEDKERKDTDRSKDKHKEKKDRKEKHKEKKRKNKNKDKSRILYERADKQTESPHGDMLGECSQKTEETKPSKFAEKLERKIEDEGKMAANREADNFSGPVQKSIGNLAAETAMVKERVAGDKIVPPTMGPLQRRIDGFERPTDKFTFSTQRKNEALGSANAVKKEKSTHDKLVPKLPSTGQKGNGHTKSPLEYPVGSVHKRFEGPYAAAAVEIDNQNSKKVVSSSNSDVPRTINGMAQPAQSFSACKNVGAIGLATKMEDRGRANKILQNHILAEQRRVVGMDEAVARDASNKIEEGKAKSKERDADDRKEERHRDRVRDEKKIKDKDKHKGKKKEKTKVKEKGEQKDKELKEPRDRRKKDQLDSLDVKTLAPQTDNAESYLTDETMKKRKEIDTNGFSNDPSSHLREENGRTLESSHVGAACSPLKLGAINNVLVEKPIDNKEHKINGKARAQTFSDGSRHPVATDSGATGKAYTIPHPDSVHLDKIYSIPKVDEWPEYDDQEWLFSSCHLLQKPKTQLGGDEVPQVWSEVLKIESEDVVALPYVIPF from the exons ATGTCTCGCTGCTTCCCATTTCCACCACCAGGATATGAAAAGAAGACAAGTGACCACATAGACTTGCTAGCAGAG GAGAAACGTAAAGAGAAGAAACATAAAAAGGAGAAggacaaagaaaagaaagaagataaaGAAAGAAAAGACACAGATCGGAGTAAAGATAAACACAAGGAAAAGAAGGACCGAAAAGAAAAgcataaagagaagaaaagaaagaataagaACAAGGACAAAAGCAGGATATTATATGAGAGGGCTGACAAACAGACCGAGTCTCCACATGGAGACATGCTTGGAGAATGCAGTCAGAAGACTGAGGAAACTAAACCTTCTAAATTTGCTGAGAAATTGGAGAGGAAGATTGAAGATGAAGGAAAAATGGCAGCAAACAGAGAGGCTGACAACTTCAGTGGCCCAGTTCAAAAAAGCATCGGTAACTTGGCTGCTGAGACTGCAATGGTCAAGGAAAGAGTTGCTGGTGATAAAATCGTTCCCCCCACCATGGGTCCTCTACAAAGGAGAATTGATGGTTTTGAAAGGCCAACCGACAAATTTACTTTTTCTACTCAAAGAAAAAACGAGGCACTGGGCTCTGCAAATGCAGTCAAGAAGGAAAAAAGTACACATGACAAATTGGTTCCAAAACTTCCTAGTACGGGACAAAAAGGAAATGGTCATACAAAATCACCCTTGGAATACCCAGTGGGTTCTGTTCATAAAAGATTTGAGGGTCCATATGCTGCAGCTGCAGTGGAAATTGATAACCAAAATAGTAAAAAAGTTGTCTCAAGCTCCAACAGTGACGTTCCAAGAACCATTAATGGGATGGCCCAACCAGCACAAAGCTTTTCTGCTTGTAAAAATGTTGGTGCTATCGGTCTTGCCACTAAGATGGAGGACAGAGGGCGAGCTAACAAAATCCTTCAAAACCACATCCTTGCAGAGCAAAGAAGAGTTGTTGGGATGGACGAGGCAGTGGCAAGGGATGCCAGCAACAAGATTGAGGAGGGGAAAGCGAAGAGCAAGGAGAGGGATGCTGATGATAGGAAAGAGGAAAGACATAGGGACCGGGTTCGCGATGAGAAGAAAATCAAAGATAAAGACAAGCACAAGggcaaaaagaaagagaagacgaAAGTAAAGGAGAAAGGTGAACAGAAGGATAAAGAACTAAAAGAGCCAAGAGATCGCAGGAAAAAGGATCAGTTAGATAGTCTAGATGTAAAAACTTTAGCACCTCAGACAGATAATGCAGAGAGTTACCTTACTGATGAAACtatgaagaagagaaaggaaattgATACAAATGGTTTTTCCAATG ATCCTTCATCTCACCTTCGTGAAGAGAATGGGAGGACACTGGAATCATCACATGTTGGTGCAGCTTGTTCTCCATTAAAACTTGGAGCCATAAACAATGTTCTGGTGGAAAAGCCAATAGATAACAAGGAACACAAGATAAATGGCAAAGCGAGAGCTCAGACATTCTCTGATGGATCGAGGCATCCAGTTGCTACCGATAGTGGTGCAACTGGTAAAGCTTATACAATTCCCCACCCGGACTCTGTGCATCTTGACAAAATATATTCTATTCCCAAAGTGGATGAATGGCCCGAGTATGATGACCAAGAGTGGCTATTCAGCAGCTGTCACCTGCTGCAAAAGCCGAAGACACAGCTTGGAGGTGATGAGGTACCCCAGGTTTGGTCCGAAGTACTCAAAATCGAGTCAGAGGACGTCGTTGCTTTGCCTTATGTCATACCTTTCTGA
- the LOC104000096 gene encoding uncharacterized protein LOC104000096 isoform X1 — translation MSRCFPFPPPGYEKKTSDHIDLLAEEKRKEKKHKKEKDKEKKEDKERKDTDRSKDKHKEKKDRKEKHKEKKRKNKNKDKSRILYERADKQTESPHGDMLGECSQKTEETKPSKFAEKLERKIEDEGKMAANREADNFSGPVQKSIGNLAAETAMVKERVAGDKIVPPTMGPLQRRIDGFERPTDKFTFSTQRKNEALGSANAVKKEKSTHDKLVPKLPSTGQKGNGHTKSPLEYPVGSVHKRFEGPYAAAAVEIDNQNSKKVVSSSNSDVPRTINGMAQPAQSFSACKNVGAIGLATKMEDRGRANKILQNHILAEQRRVVGMDEAVARDASNKIEEGKAKSKERDADDRKEERHRDRVRDEKKIKDKDKHKGKKKEKTKVKEKGEQKDKELKEPRDRRKKDQLDSLDVKTLAPQTDNAESYLTDETMKKRKEIDTNGFSNENNLRPNKFPKTDPSSHLREENGRTLESSHVGAACSPLKLGAINNVLVEKPIDNKEHKINGKARAQTFSDGSRHPVATDSGATGKAYTIPHPDSVHLDKIYSIPKVDEWPEYDDQEWLFSSCHLLQKPKTQLGGDEVPQVWSEVLKIESEDVVALPYVIPF, via the exons ATGTCTCGCTGCTTCCCATTTCCACCACCAGGATATGAAAAGAAGACAAGTGACCACATAGACTTGCTAGCAGAG GAGAAACGTAAAGAGAAGAAACATAAAAAGGAGAAggacaaagaaaagaaagaagataaaGAAAGAAAAGACACAGATCGGAGTAAAGATAAACACAAGGAAAAGAAGGACCGAAAAGAAAAgcataaagagaagaaaagaaagaataagaACAAGGACAAAAGCAGGATATTATATGAGAGGGCTGACAAACAGACCGAGTCTCCACATGGAGACATGCTTGGAGAATGCAGTCAGAAGACTGAGGAAACTAAACCTTCTAAATTTGCTGAGAAATTGGAGAGGAAGATTGAAGATGAAGGAAAAATGGCAGCAAACAGAGAGGCTGACAACTTCAGTGGCCCAGTTCAAAAAAGCATCGGTAACTTGGCTGCTGAGACTGCAATGGTCAAGGAAAGAGTTGCTGGTGATAAAATCGTTCCCCCCACCATGGGTCCTCTACAAAGGAGAATTGATGGTTTTGAAAGGCCAACCGACAAATTTACTTTTTCTACTCAAAGAAAAAACGAGGCACTGGGCTCTGCAAATGCAGTCAAGAAGGAAAAAAGTACACATGACAAATTGGTTCCAAAACTTCCTAGTACGGGACAAAAAGGAAATGGTCATACAAAATCACCCTTGGAATACCCAGTGGGTTCTGTTCATAAAAGATTTGAGGGTCCATATGCTGCAGCTGCAGTGGAAATTGATAACCAAAATAGTAAAAAAGTTGTCTCAAGCTCCAACAGTGACGTTCCAAGAACCATTAATGGGATGGCCCAACCAGCACAAAGCTTTTCTGCTTGTAAAAATGTTGGTGCTATCGGTCTTGCCACTAAGATGGAGGACAGAGGGCGAGCTAACAAAATCCTTCAAAACCACATCCTTGCAGAGCAAAGAAGAGTTGTTGGGATGGACGAGGCAGTGGCAAGGGATGCCAGCAACAAGATTGAGGAGGGGAAAGCGAAGAGCAAGGAGAGGGATGCTGATGATAGGAAAGAGGAAAGACATAGGGACCGGGTTCGCGATGAGAAGAAAATCAAAGATAAAGACAAGCACAAGggcaaaaagaaagagaagacgaAAGTAAAGGAGAAAGGTGAACAGAAGGATAAAGAACTAAAAGAGCCAAGAGATCGCAGGAAAAAGGATCAGTTAGATAGTCTAGATGTAAAAACTTTAGCACCTCAGACAGATAATGCAGAGAGTTACCTTACTGATGAAACtatgaagaagagaaaggaaattgATACAAATGGTTTTTCCAATG AGAATAATTTGAGGCCCAACAAATTTCCAAAAACAGATCCTTCATCTCACCTTCGTGAAGAGAATGGGAGGACACTGGAATCATCACATGTTGGTGCAGCTTGTTCTCCATTAAAACTTGGAGCCATAAACAATGTTCTGGTGGAAAAGCCAATAGATAACAAGGAACACAAGATAAATGGCAAAGCGAGAGCTCAGACATTCTCTGATGGATCGAGGCATCCAGTTGCTACCGATAGTGGTGCAACTGGTAAAGCTTATACAATTCCCCACCCGGACTCTGTGCATCTTGACAAAATATATTCTATTCCCAAAGTGGATGAATGGCCCGAGTATGATGACCAAGAGTGGCTATTCAGCAGCTGTCACCTGCTGCAAAAGCCGAAGACACAGCTTGGAGGTGATGAGGTACCCCAGGTTTGGTCCGAAGTACTCAAAATCGAGTCAGAGGACGTCGTTGCTTTGCCTTATGTCATACCTTTCTGA
- the LOC104000098 gene encoding zinc finger CCCH domain-containing protein ZFN-like isoform X1, which yields MDYDAATAAGVHMRGVARAGPSAPVTEAASSLPLRPTIDGGQETMWQMSLREIESMESGPYPERPGEPDCTYYLRTGLCRFGMTCRYNHPPNRQMAIAAARIKGGFPERVGQPECQYYLRTGTCKFGATCKFHHPRDKAGIAGRVQLNALGYPIRPNETECAYYMRNGVCKFGSTCKFHHPQPSNTMANVRGSTMYPGVHSPTSSQQSYHGGLTPLSRPSFIPSPRWQGLSSYAQVIVPQGLVQVPSWNTYSGQLGSVSSSESQLHLPRTTQFYGTSRQNETITGVQGTIPSYRSSAIPLGQYVLARENVFPERPDQPECQFYMKTGDCKFGAACKFHHPRERLLPPPNCLLSPLGLPLRPGEPLCIFYSRYGICKFGPHCKFDHPMATPIGVYAYSLPTSSSADALVSRNLLVSSSSGPPSLEAATGKSR from the exons ATGGACTACGACGCTGCCACCGCCGCCGGGGTCCACATGCGCGGGGTCGCCAGAGCGGGACCCTCCGCGCCCGTGACGGAGGCCGCCTCGTCCCTGCCGCTCCGGCCCACCATCGATGGAGGTCAGG AGACAATGTGGCAGATGAGCTTGAGAGAGATTGAATCCATGGAATCTGGACCATATCCAGAGCGTCCGGGAGAGCCAGACTGTACTTATTACCTCAGGACTGGCCTCTGCAGATTTGGGATGACTTGTAGATACAATCATCCTCCAAATAGGCAGATG GCTATTGCTGCAGCAAGAATCAAGGGTGGATTTCCTGAAAGAGTTGGGCAACCTGAATGTCAG TACTATCTGAGGACCGGTACATGCAAATTTGGTGCTACATGCAAATTTCATCATCCTAGAGATAAGGCAGGAATTGCTGGGAGAGTTCAATTAAATGCTTTAGGTTATCCAATTCGTCCG aatgagacaGAATGTGCATATTATATGAGAAATGGAGTATGCAAATTCGGGAGCACTTGCAAATTTCACCATCCACAGCCTTCTAATACAATGGCTAATGTACGTGGTTCGACCATGTATCCTGGTGTACATTCTCCTACTTCCAGTCAGCAGTCTTATCATGGGGGTTTGACACCCTTGTCAAGACCTTCTTTTATTCCTAGCCCTCGATGGCAAGGTCTTTCAAGCTATGCCCAAGTGATTGTTCCTCAGGGTTTGGTTCAAGTTCCTAGCTGGAACACATATTCG GGTCAACTGGGGTCTGTTTCGTCTTCAGAGAGTCAGCTGCACCTGCCACGAACTACTCAGTTTTATGGAACATCACGACAGAATGAAACAATCACCGGAGTTCAAGGGACGATACCCTCATATCGATCCAGTGCTATTCCTCTGGGCCAGTATGTATTGGCAAGGGAGAATGTTTTCCCTGAGAGACCTGATCAACCTGAATGTCAATTTTATATGAAGACTGGAGATTGTAAATTTGGTGCAGCCTGCAAGTTTCATCATCCTAGGGAGAGATTACTTCCTCCCCCTAACTGTTTGCTGAGTCCATTAGGCCTTCCTTTACGCCCT GGAGAACCCTTGTGCATTTTTTATTCTCGATATGGTATATGCAAATTTGGCCCACATTGCAAATTCGACCATCCTATGGCAACACCCATCGGCGTATATGCTTACAGTCTTCCAACATCCTCTTCAGCTGATGCATTGGTTTCAAGAAATTTACTTGTGTCCTCTTCTTCGGGGCCTCCATCATTGGAAGCTGCAACTGGGAAGTCTAGATAG
- the LOC104000098 gene encoding zinc finger CCCH domain-containing protein ZFN-like isoform X2 → MDYDAATAAGVHMRGVARAGPSAPVTEAASSLPLRPTIDGETMWQMSLREIESMESGPYPERPGEPDCTYYLRTGLCRFGMTCRYNHPPNRQMAIAAARIKGGFPERVGQPECQYYLRTGTCKFGATCKFHHPRDKAGIAGRVQLNALGYPIRPNETECAYYMRNGVCKFGSTCKFHHPQPSNTMANVRGSTMYPGVHSPTSSQQSYHGGLTPLSRPSFIPSPRWQGLSSYAQVIVPQGLVQVPSWNTYSGQLGSVSSSESQLHLPRTTQFYGTSRQNETITGVQGTIPSYRSSAIPLGQYVLARENVFPERPDQPECQFYMKTGDCKFGAACKFHHPRERLLPPPNCLLSPLGLPLRPGEPLCIFYSRYGICKFGPHCKFDHPMATPIGVYAYSLPTSSSADALVSRNLLVSSSSGPPSLEAATGKSR, encoded by the exons ATGGACTACGACGCTGCCACCGCCGCCGGGGTCCACATGCGCGGGGTCGCCAGAGCGGGACCCTCCGCGCCCGTGACGGAGGCCGCCTCGTCCCTGCCGCTCCGGCCCACCATCGATGGAG AGACAATGTGGCAGATGAGCTTGAGAGAGATTGAATCCATGGAATCTGGACCATATCCAGAGCGTCCGGGAGAGCCAGACTGTACTTATTACCTCAGGACTGGCCTCTGCAGATTTGGGATGACTTGTAGATACAATCATCCTCCAAATAGGCAGATG GCTATTGCTGCAGCAAGAATCAAGGGTGGATTTCCTGAAAGAGTTGGGCAACCTGAATGTCAG TACTATCTGAGGACCGGTACATGCAAATTTGGTGCTACATGCAAATTTCATCATCCTAGAGATAAGGCAGGAATTGCTGGGAGAGTTCAATTAAATGCTTTAGGTTATCCAATTCGTCCG aatgagacaGAATGTGCATATTATATGAGAAATGGAGTATGCAAATTCGGGAGCACTTGCAAATTTCACCATCCACAGCCTTCTAATACAATGGCTAATGTACGTGGTTCGACCATGTATCCTGGTGTACATTCTCCTACTTCCAGTCAGCAGTCTTATCATGGGGGTTTGACACCCTTGTCAAGACCTTCTTTTATTCCTAGCCCTCGATGGCAAGGTCTTTCAAGCTATGCCCAAGTGATTGTTCCTCAGGGTTTGGTTCAAGTTCCTAGCTGGAACACATATTCG GGTCAACTGGGGTCTGTTTCGTCTTCAGAGAGTCAGCTGCACCTGCCACGAACTACTCAGTTTTATGGAACATCACGACAGAATGAAACAATCACCGGAGTTCAAGGGACGATACCCTCATATCGATCCAGTGCTATTCCTCTGGGCCAGTATGTATTGGCAAGGGAGAATGTTTTCCCTGAGAGACCTGATCAACCTGAATGTCAATTTTATATGAAGACTGGAGATTGTAAATTTGGTGCAGCCTGCAAGTTTCATCATCCTAGGGAGAGATTACTTCCTCCCCCTAACTGTTTGCTGAGTCCATTAGGCCTTCCTTTACGCCCT GGAGAACCCTTGTGCATTTTTTATTCTCGATATGGTATATGCAAATTTGGCCCACATTGCAAATTCGACCATCCTATGGCAACACCCATCGGCGTATATGCTTACAGTCTTCCAACATCCTCTTCAGCTGATGCATTGGTTTCAAGAAATTTACTTGTGTCCTCTTCTTCGGGGCCTCCATCATTGGAAGCTGCAACTGGGAAGTCTAGATAG